The window CTAATCAATAATGTTATGTGTGCTTTGTCGGACCATGTTTTTAACCATTTGCACTTATAGCACCTTGGTATTGTTTATAAAAGTAAACTTGAGTGTTAGGCCTACGTCTTTAGTTAACGGGAATGGAGATGCTGACATTGCCAATGTGTTGTATCTCGCagttcaaaaaaagtccaccTAAAGTGCCATACAAAGCCATTGCATTGGCCACCGCCCTTTTCTTAATTGGCTCCCTGCTGATAACCATTGGGGCCCTGCTCCTGGCGGGATACTTTGACGTCAAAGTGAGTTTCGAAGCCTTATTTCCCCCACTCCACCAATTGTCCTTTCCTTTGACTTGTGACATCTAAACttccttgtttttgttttctattGAAGGATAGGGATAGAACGGTGCCAGTCATCATAATTGGAATACTGGTTTTCCTTCCTGGGTTCTATCATCTGCGGATAGCCTACTATGCATCAAAAGGTTACCGTGGATATTCTTATGACGACATTCCAGATTTTGATGACTGAGTCTGGGAGCCTCCTGTAGCTGCTGATTTCATTAACTCCTCTGGTGGAAATACAGTTTTTGTGTGCTGGAAAAGCATGGCTTACTCCTAAAGCCACTTGTCCTGTCAACTAGGAAagacaagtaggcctacacaatgaaagacaaatgttttttttgttgctacaATTCAATAACACAAATGTGATTCTAGGAGATATATCAAGTCATGGCTCATACTTGCTCATACGTAATCTACCATGGAGTTTATTTCTTTATGCAAAAGTCTACCAAAACATTGTACATTGTgtttcttaaaaaataaaataaaaaaacttccTTCTATGACATTTGCACGTTAATGGTtgaattgcaaaaaaaaaagaaaattacaTATGCACAATGTCTGCACATACAGTTAATTCAATGTTACTTTGCTTACATATTTATACAATCAGAAATGTCGTAATTTCCAAAAGAAAGCCTTTCATCTCCATAGGGTGTTATGCCTGTTGAAAATCTTCCCTAGAAATTAGGCTACaatttcaatttattttcattccaAAACTGGTATTGTATTCCGGATGCATCTATCAATAAAATATGTAAATGGTTGTCTGTCAGATTTTGCCTTCATTTAGCGTATTTCTTACAGTTCCCTCAGGATCAACAAGGTAAACTGAATTGCATTGAGATATCAACTGATAGACTGTCAATAATTTGGTTCAATTTACGCCCCCATGTGGTGAGTCATCGTATTTTTCCATTTGAGTGACTGTATGGGAAACAATGAGACTGAAGTTTCTTATTGTGATTTAAATGTTCTTTTAAATTAAAGGTTGTGATCTTAGTGCGATAAAAACTATGGATAATGGGGGGGCCCTTTTGGTTGCCAAGCAGACTACTTTGTTTTGGTAATGGCAGTATTACTACAAAGACTGTTATAACATATAGTAATGTTTTGATACATTTGCTTTTATAGAGGTTTTCTTATTTTCTAGGGATACCCGTGATGTTCTTTTTTAATAACTCACAAGTTCCCACGAAAAAAAATGGGCTTTTGTTTGAGGCGCTCGAATTGTTGGGAACTGGGCGGCGgtaggagggaggtgggaggagagtaCGGAACCGCGAGGAACGTTGTAGTAGGACTGTCGAAAGACTGCCCCATCAGTTTTCCTTACAAACGAGGGATCACCTATTTGGATATAGCATCTCTAATAAGCAGCGGTTGAGTAGGCATACATGTATACGTTTACGCGTTTTGAGGAGTAACAGTTAATCCAACAGACTAAGATTTTGTATTACTTTGAGAAACTTTAGACAAAGCGTATTGAACAGTACCCTACACAATAGCGATCTCACGCGTGGGAACTTTAAACGGGCTTTAAATCGACCTTCAATTAAACCAGTTCAGATTAAATCCAATTCTAAATGAGAAAATCCAAAACGTTAAACGCATTGATAACTATAGTTGAACTAAACAGAGTTAACGTATGTTTGTTCGGTGGCTTTTACAGGCTCCACGCGAGTAGCGCTAAAGACTGGCCAGTGAATAAGATGCAACCACCTGCTTTTTGTAGAGAACCTGCATTTTAATTAACGTACGTTTTCGAAAAGGCATGGCGTGAACACGGCGAAAGGACATCCACAAGAAAGGGTTCTTGCTTATCTATGGAATAACTCAACGGTGTTCAACTCAAGGGAAAGTGCCTCAAGCAAGGTAAAATGCTGCTGTTTGAGACTCAAGTATTGAACAGCCATGTGACaacagattaaaaaaaaaaaagtattatcATGTTTCTATTTGGTAGCCTTAGTTTACACGTTTTCGTATTTCTAGGGAAATTAGAAATGGGACAAAAGGCATGGGCACACAGTTGAATATTTAATTGACCGATTTGATGTATTCAGCACTTGTTTACTGAATATGTTGATTTGGATAAAACGCATGctgtttttttagtttttttagtaAAGACGTGAGAGAATATAGGATTCCATGCTTTCAGTCAATTTCCTTCTGAGAATGAATCataaatgaattaaataaatTGTAGTACAATCTCTGTGCTGTACAATCAAACGTAAGAGTGTTGTGTAGAATGGCCAATTTCAATCCAAGGTCCCTATTCTATTTCTCGATTTGATTGTGAATGTGTCAGACAAAAGAAGCAGCTGTTTAATGTGAGATGAGGTACAGTACTTGGGGTCGGAAACAGTCACATTTAATTCGTCAATGTGGTTTACAGTACTCTTATTTAGAGCATCTAGTTAAGGGCCAAGCTGGTATTAGTTTTTGTTTATGTTATTGAGCAAAATAGACAGAGACTGAGAATGAAAAGTGATGAATGATTATAGCATCTTCCAAGCCTCTGGTCACCAGTATAGATAAGGACACAGGAAACACATCTCTAATCTCTGCCCCCAACACAGTGACATGTGGTGTGCAAGAAAGGATGCTGTACATTTCATCTctttgaaatgttgttaatatgtCATGTTATATATTAATCACTCTGGTGCAATATGTAACTTAAAAGTGTGTTGTCATAAACTTGCGTCATACACATGTGCAATGTGTGAGGTATTGTTTGAGTGATGAAAAATACATCAGTTATTGTCATTGTTATCAAAGATGACAGGAGCCCGTTATCATTTGAACGGTGGCCACCATCCCTGTGTACAAGTCTGAAAAAACAAGCtgattaaataaatgttttgtttaagtGCAAGCTATTCAACACCATAGTTGTACAGAATGAAAGGCTTTTTAAGCTTATTGTGGTAGTTGCCTATTCAGGGGTTTCACTGTCCAGACCGAAGTCCGTTTGTAGAGTTCAGTTCATCCATCAGACACTGTTCTTTCACAAACAGACATTTTCATACACTTGCTGTAATGACTGTTTTTACCACAGAAGAGGTAGAAAGCATGAATAATTGAAGTTTTTGTTTCTTGCTAGGATTTCATGTAAACCTGCTTATCGCGTTTGGAGAAAAGACCTAAAGGAGATTActtaagaaaagaaaaacttgGATTTATGTGGTAGAAATGACACACTGATATACCCATAGCTACTGCACCTCCAAGTGCTGGCCACAGAATAGGCAGGGACAGTTGTTCTACTGGTAGTGTTAGGCAGTAGAAGTTGATCCATTACTGGGAGGAACAGGTGAGTCTCTTAGAACATCAGTTTGAATTGAATCTTTTCTGTCTGTAGATGAACAAATGTTTTTGACCTGTGACCCGccttcacacacaaacccaggCTTTTGACAGGAAGTGAAATATAAGATATATATTCTAACTCAGGCACAGGAGCTGTGTTTTAGCCAGGGTCGGCTCCAAAGACTACAGGCAATGCCCCCTCAAATGGAAGATAGAGCTAGAAGAGTTTCTATCAGAGAGCTAAATACAAAATGCCCCCTTGTGGAAACCAGATGCCCGCCTGTCCGATGCGTTGGGGAGCCGAGCCTGGTGTTAGCTCAGGTTCAGCTACAAGAGCTGTGTTTTCCTCGTATTCCTgtcagagtagagcagagtggTGTCTTTAAGCAGCTTTGTCGGGTGATCCAGAAGTAGAAGCTGGACAGTGCCGAAGGTCACAGTGAGGAGCAAAGCATTCACAAGGTTACCTGGAGATGCTAGTCCATCAGAGATGCACCCAGAGCCCTACGTTTCGTCATACATGGGGGGGGGATCGTTTTGAAAATGGCAAATATGTCCTGTCCcgtctccccccacacacacacacactttttatcAAGAAAATTACACTCGATGGCTGCATACAAAACGCTGCCCCACCCTCATGTCCCTCATGGCCTTGATTGGTTAGAGCAGCGTGGAGGTCAGGGCAGTCTGTCGACTCACAGATAACCTTTGTTTGACTTTTCAGAATTACCCTCCAacatcctcctctctgttcccctaTGAATAAATGTCACGCCTTTGGAATTATTCATGAGGGTTGTTGGTTGTTGGGGAAACCGGTACCTGAGGTGTGTTCCTGGAATTGATTATTGTTTGGGTTGTTTAGCCTGTCAGCGTTAGTGTAGCTGTGTCTCCTCTGTGTATCTGTGGTATCCCGCCAGGCGCCAGTCCTATCCAGCCGACCTGCTCTGAGGGTATGCCCCCTGGCAAGATTAACCAGGATTACTAAGAAAGTAATACTGCTACTTAACAGGCCTATCTGTGTTACCGCCATCAGCGCTGGTCCTGCTGAACTAGCACAGGATCAAGATACACACGGACATACTCACAAGGACAATACTCTTCACGTGCAATCTCCCTTAAGGTGTATTCATTCTTGAGGTGCATTAGATGTACGTCTGTGAGAATAAACAGAAGATTTTTTGGCTCTTTATTTTCCAGATGCACCAAATCAGAAGCATGTTAGTGCCCGCTGACACGATGTGTGTTTCCGCTGTGACCTAGGCCCTGACTCTTTCTCATTTCTCATTTCTGACCCTGGTTCTGACCCTGGTTCTCCAGGTTGTGGGCTTACCTCTGTGGGATTAGGATAGTTGCCGCTCCCATCCTTCTCCCTCGGCTGTGGATGTGAAGCACAGCTTGGGGACCCGTGGCTTCAGGATGAAGGGTTTGCACGCCCGGCCACGCTCAGATAAACCAACCTGTCCGTGTTTGTAATGTCATCGTAGAGGTCCAGGGTccatgtacatttttactttagCCTCACCACAGCTGTGTCGTACATTTTCATTTACGGCCTATGCCACAGATGGAATTTACGTATGTTTCATCTTTTAACACATCACAGATGTGTCATGTCCAGAATGTTAGTAATACCAAGTGTTTTAATGAAAAGGGTGACATGTTTTGTGATTTGGTGCACAAATGTACCATGCTCGATCCATGTCTCGGTCAGCTAGGACCAGCAGTGGAGCAACACCAAAGCGAACACACCATCAAACATACACTGCAACAACAGCAGAAACTGCCCTTTGGATCCCTTCACTTTAATTTCAAGTTCAATTAAACTATTAGCATCGGGATCAGGGGAGTGCAGGATTACACTTCATAAGTGTCCAGGCCAGAAGGCAGAGCAAGCCTAGGTCCAAGTCAATTTGTGTCAATTACGTTTAGTAAGAGATGCTGAATAGCCATATCAAGGTCAAATGCCTGTGCTTACACAACGTAGTGGAGTGCTGTTGAGCATGTTCCGGTTGGTTCCGCAGTTATGACTCATGGTTCTTTGTGAGTTTCCCTCTTTGACAGTCTTCATGTACGTGTCACTGTCACCGGTTCTCTTTGTGGTCGCGTGTGCGACTTACACAAGACTGGAACACTGACGCCTCCTCCACTCAGATACCCTCCTGAGGAGATGAGTACGGATCAgtacctcacctctcctcacctctcctcacctctcctcacctctcctcacctctcctcacgtTGCACCCCGGGCTCGGCTGTTCGGCATCGACCAGCAGCTCCACCAGCAGTCCCACTTTAAGAGATGGAACTGGCAACGTGACGGGATTTACCCTCTCGAGACAAAGACACCACAACGGGATTCAGAGCTGTCGACAGTAGTGATGTGACTTGGTTGCTATGTGCGGTATCTGGTGTTTTCAAGACCTCAGCCCACCCCAGGGATTGTTGACTAGGCTTGTCTTCTAAAAACGACCTCCAGACGCCTGCACTCCTGTAGATGAAAGAGGCTGTCTGGTCTATTGTGGAGAGAAATCCCCCCAGAAGCGGTATATATCAGTGGTGATTTCTGTCCTccgcttcctcctccacctgaaCTTTGACCCCTCCAGGCTTCCTCTGTGGCTGGTCTGGACACGccccagtgagtgtgtgtcccacAGGCCATGTTTTCtccacccatcccccccccccacctccaggccCAACGGGGAAATACCTTGAGTGATTTCCTCATGCCCTAAAGCCTAGAACTAACTCTGAATGTTCTACAACTAACTAACTCAGAATGTTCACTTGCCAGGCTACACATAATACAATGCTGTATCTTTGCGTTGTCAGAAGTTTAATAGGTGTTCAGGATCTTAGCTGTGTAAATCCCAGAGATGAAAAGGGGTTGTTCCAGAGGGTACTGCTCACTGTCTTTTAGTCAGCTGATTGGGGGTCAGGATTGAAGCTGACCATTTCCAGAGCATGACGAAGGCCAGCCTAATTATGTTCTGTCTTTGGTCCTTTGTAGAGATAATGGTAGACATAACTGAGAGAACATAAAtcagaaaatgagagagagagagacagagatacagagatagagagacagacagactgaagaagggggggggtgtcGTCCCCCAAAAAACTTTGCTACTTTTCTGCCTTTACGTCCTTGACTGTAACAACTGATCCGGTTGTTGGTGCTGTGATTACAGTATCAGTTAACTGCACGTCATCAACGGTGAAAGATCGTAATGCTCTCCCGAGTCTCCATGCTCTGTCGGTCAAGTGCAGTCCGTTGATAACAATATCCCTTGCCTGTTTCTATTCAGGGACTGTTTTTCAGTTTCAGTGTCTGCTTACTGCTGGGAAACCTAATTACTCACCACGTGAGTCCACTCGGGACAATGCAGAAGAACGTCTACCTCCTCTAATCGCGGTCGTCCACTCTAGCAGATCTAAAAATAGACGGCGTATTAAAGGTGTGATTAACTTGAAGTAATACCCTTACAGCGTTTAATGCAGTGAGCGAGCGAGTGAGTGAAGTGTGCAGTCATACTAATGGTTCCATCTTGTTCTAATCAGTGGGGGATAGCTAATAGCCTACTGTGACTACCTTCAGTTTCACCACTGTGATATCTTCTGACGTGTCTAAAGTTGTTTAAAAGGCCCCTCAGACGAGGAGGATGCTTCAGAACCATAGACTCAATTATACTTTGAACTAACTTTCACTGGAGACGGGTGTTAGTTAGGCGCATGGaataatacaacaacaaaactgCATGGATACGAGTTTACGGGTGTCAGTATAATAATCCATATTGTTCAAGGTAAGGAACTGTTCCGAGCAGTCCGTTTTGTAAATGAAagcacggagagagacagagatgagcaGAGAGGTGGTGCAGACGGAGAGATGTCTGTTCTCTTGTTCACTGTATCTCCCCTCCCTGTGTCACTTGTCTGGGACTGTTGGCCTATTTAGACTGAGACGAGGCCCTCTTCCAGCTGGGCCGATAACAGCCGGCTGGATAATCTCAAAAGAATAAGTGACAAGGACAGCCACAGGTCTGTCTTgtatggtcacacacacagacgtatacttacacacacatgcatgtggagagaacacacacacacactaaacctgTTGTCCAGAAGAGGATACTGTACTGTCCAGATGTCAGTTGTAAAAGTTCTCTCTTAACCCTAATCCCAAACATAGACTAAACATGCAATTTTGTATTACAGCAAGATTTAAAGTAATACAGTCATTTAGATGACTGGCTGGCATGCAGTGTGATGAAGAGATTACGAAATACTATGATGAACGTTACTGTAACTTCAGGGATTAAACTGGTTTTGTCTGGGCAGGGATGGGAGTAGGATGCAGACAGGACGACTGTGTTTGGATTGAGATGACtaatgtgttgttgtgttgcaggTTGGGACTTTGGTAATAATTTacattttgtattcatttagcagaggcctgtatccaaagtgacttagaGTAAAGGGCAGGATTTGCACCTGGGTCCTCTTGACCTGCAATCAAACGATCTACTGCTGAGCTTCAACCCTCTGGTGATAAGTATGTGTTGTTGTGCCGCAGTTTGGGACGGTGGGATtaagtgtgtgttgtcttgttGCAGGTTGGGggatgtgtgaaggtgtgtgaggCGCGGCCATGGGACTGGACAGACTGTGGCTACTGGGTGTCACTACGGCTGTCGCCCTCTGTCTGCTACGTaagtctgacctctgaccctctcCGACAGCAAATCTCACTTGATTTCCGATTCCAGAAATGATCCCACCCGCCTTGTTTGAAATGCATTCCTGTCTGCTCACGTGTTGTTGTCCTTTAACGTGGCCCGGGTCACAGTGAACAGAAAGCTCAGAGTTTGATACATACAGTGAAAAGCATCTGTCACTGTCTCCCTCAGCTTATACTGAGaaagtggagaggagggtgtcgAGACACAAGGGGCGTGTGGTGAGGATATAGGCGAATGGGGGGGGAAATccagcaaaaaaataaaagggTGTGGATTTAGATCAATCTGGGATTTATCCAGGCCCCATCCCCAGGCACGcttctgggggggaggggagtttGGTGGTCGGCAAGCCATGTGTGAACCCCAGGGGGTGGTGGTTGGGTGGgtggagagggcgggggggagtagagaaggagggagggagggcttctGGCCTGCATCAGAGAGTGTTCCCCATCAAGATTAAAGCTTAATCACCCAGCCAGACGAGGTGCAGAGCTAACACTGGCACCCgcggacacacactgacacacacacagacacacacagagacacacactgaggcaaAGGCTCTGCTCCCAGGTGTCACTAATAGGATTGGAGCATGTCCACAGGCTAGGCGTTTGGTGTCACCAAATGGGGCATCGTTGTTCTAcatggtctctgtgtgtctgccctaACTGAGGAGGACACCAGGGAGTTCATACAGACTCAAACGTTCACCCGACAAATTcaatttttctcttttctttgtttggctgtgttcatttctgtctttccagctggtctctcctctcccccccccccctcccctttctcttctttcctccaCTGTAAAAACCTACTGAGAAACAGTTTTATGGTCGGTACCCCCACCTAGAAAAGAGTCCATTTCACTCAAGGTTCACTAGTTGGTGGTAACCCAATCTTCCAGTGGACTTTGCCTGGCCCTTGAGCAGCCCTGTGTGAATCAAGCCTCCATGGAACACATATTTCACAGACGTTTAAAGACCAACGTGAAACTGATTTATGTTGACAAGTGACCACAGTGTTTGACCAGACTCACCGTCCAAGCAATAAACATTCCACAGTAAACACGGTTTTCTGCGCCCACGCCCTTCCTCTGTTAAAGAATATTGagttagttgtgtgtgtgtcccccccccccaccccaaccccacaACCTGATTTGCCCCCAGATGGGATATTGAATTTGGTTTGCTCCCCAGGTACATCGCAGGGTGTGGAGGCGTTGGTGCGTGCCAGGGTGGGGGGCTCCGCAGAACTGGCCTGcagcctcacccctcctcctgggGGGGCTACCACCCCCAACCTGTTCCCTCTGCACGTGGTGGAGTGGGTACGGCTCGGGTACAACGTCCCCATCCTCATCAAGTTTGGCGTCTACGCTCCGCGGGTCCATCCCAACTACAAGGGTGAGTGAGATGTGCCCCTGATATCACCGTCTTCGCCACGGTGCAGTGGAATGTCAAGCGTTGTTTTGAGGACATCAGCCAACTGCACGTTTCAACCTTTTTGAGTCAGcgtttcaaaaccgtttgtgaTTGAGCCTTTTGTCTCTCTGGTTTATTGGTGGCCGTTTGCCAGCTCACAAAAGCCCAGTGCCGTGTCTAATTGCATTCCTCGGTAGTTTTAACAGTAGCGGGCAGAGGGGTGCGACAAAAGACTATTTAACCTCAGTAACCCAATGAAATGGTGGAGCTTTCTGAAAGGAGGGGAGACAAGGACCTGGAAAAGACAGTTTTCTCTGATT of the Hypomesus transpacificus isolate Combined female unplaced genomic scaffold, fHypTra1 scaffold_31, whole genome shotgun sequence genome contains:
- the tmem230b gene encoding transmembrane protein 230b encodes the protein MPARNIVTNGIPSSKVRYSKLPNDDDGYIDLQFKKSPPKVPYKAIALATALFLIGSLLITIGALLLAGYFDVKDRDRTVPVIIIGILVFLPGFYHLRIAYYASKGYRGYSYDDIPDFDD